The following proteins are co-located in the Cryptosporangium phraense genome:
- a CDS encoding DUF2945 domain-containing protein, whose protein sequence is MSTEFSKGDKVSWKSHGGEAVGTVQKKLTSDTEEAGRTVRASSDDPQYVVKSEKSGGTAVHKPSALHEE, encoded by the coding sequence ATGAGCACAGAGTTCAGCAAGGGCGACAAGGTCAGCTGGAAGAGCCACGGCGGCGAAGCGGTCGGCACCGTCCAGAAGAAGCTCACCAGCGACACCGAAGAGGCCGGCCGCACGGTCCGGGCGAGCTCCGACGACCCGCAATACGTCGTCAAGAGCGAGAAGAGCGGCGGGACGGCCGTGCACAAGCCGTCGGCCCTGCACGAGGAATGA